From Glycine max cultivar Williams 82 chromosome 11, Glycine_max_v4.0, whole genome shotgun sequence, the proteins below share one genomic window:
- the SGR1 gene encoding senescence-inducible chloroplast stay-green protein 1 — protein sequence MCTLTTVPVLPSKLNKPSLSPHHNSLFPYCGRRVGKKNKAMVPVARLFGPAIFEASKLKVLFLGVDENKHPGNLPRTYTLTHSDITAKLTLAISQTINNSQLQGWYNRFQRDEVVAQWKKVKGRMSLHVHCHISGGHFLLDILARLRYFIFCKELPVVLKAVVHGDENLFNSYPELQDALVWVYFHSNIPEFNKVECWGPLKEASAPTGGVQEEGLAIPQPCQEECQCCFPPLTLSPIQWSKQVPSRHYEPCDGIGTQQNL from the exons ATGTGTACTCTCACAACTGTTCCTGTGCTCCCTTCTAAGCTTAACAAGCCTTCGCTTTCTCCGCACCACAATTCTCTTTTTCCCTACTGTGGAAGACGGGTCGGGAAGAAGAACAAAGCAATGGTTCCT GTTGCAAGGTTGTTCGGGCCAGCCATATTTGAAGCCTCAAAACTGAAGGTTTTGTTCTTAGGAGTGGACGAAAATAAACACCCAGGAAATCTCCCAAGGACTTATACGCTAACCCATAGTGATATAACCGCTAAGCTCACCTTGGCAATCTCTCAAACCATAAATAATTCTCAG CTGCAGGGGTGGTACAACAGATTTCAAAGGGACGAAGTGGTGGCACAGTGGAAAAAGGTGAAGGGAAGGATGTCTCTGCACGTTCACTGCCACATTAGTGGAGGTCATTTTCTCTTGGATATATTAGCAAGGTTAAGATACTTCATCTTCTGCAAGGAGCTACCAGTG GTGTTGAAGGCCGTCGTTCACGGCGATGAAAACCTATTCAACAGCTACCCAGAATTGCAAGATGCCTTGGTTTGGGTCTACTTTCACTCAAACATTCCAGAATTCAACAAGGTGGAATGTTGGGGCCCACTGAAGGAAGCGTCAGCACCCACAGGTGGGGTCCAGGAGGAGGGGTTGGCAATTCCACAGCCATGCCAAGAAGAATGCCAATGTTGCTTTCCACCGCTTACGTTGAGCCCTATTCAGTGGTCTAAACAAGTTCCCAGCCGCCATTACGAACCTTGTGATGGGATTGGGACCCAACAAAATCTATAA
- the LOC100797791 gene encoding protein FIZZY-RELATED 2 has translation MDESFTPMSSFQHDHVQRLIKSNRYKSPSKTIYSNRFIPSRSGSNFDFFNLPPSSSSEDSCSCSPYSTALRSALFGPDTPDKFESPNIFRYKTETRKSLYSLSPTPFTFQDDLLPGYDHNQKPPKRPRKIPPSSFKVLDAPALQDDFYLNLVDWSSNNVLAVALETSVYLWNASSSKVTKLCDLGIDNSVCSVGWAPLGTYLAVGSNSGKVQIWDVSQGKSIRTMEGHRLRVGALAWSSSLLSSGGRDKSIYQRDIRAQEDFISKLSGHKSEVCGLKWSCDNRELASGGNDNRLLVWNQKSTQPVLKFCEHTAAVKAIAWSPHVSGLLASGGGTADRNIRFWNTTTNTQLNCIDTGSQVCNLVWSKNVNELVSTHGYSQNQIIVWKYPTMSKLATLTGHTYRVLYLAISPDGQTIVSGAGDETLRFWDVFPLQKSRNTESEIGASFGRTIIR, from the exons ATGGACGAATCATTCACTCCAATGTCGTCTTTTCAACATGACCACGTCCAACGATTGATAAAGTCGAACCGCtacaagtcaccttccaaaacAATCTACTCCAACAGGTTCATTCCTAGCAGATCCGGTTCCAATTTTGATTTCTTCAATCTACCTCCGTCGTCCTCGTCAGAGGACAGTTGCAGTTGCAGTCCCTACAGCACCGCGCTGCGAAGTGCCTTGTTCGGACCAGACACTCCCGATAAATTTGAAAGCCCTAATATATTCCGTTACAAAACGGAGACTCGAAAGTCCTTGTATTCTCTCTCACCCACCCCCTTTACTTTCCAGGATGACCTTCTCCCTGGTTATGACCACAATCAAAAACCTCCTAAGCGTCCTCGCAAGATTCCTCCTTCGTCTTTTAAG GTTTTGGACGCCCCTGCCCTGCAAGACGATTTTTATCTGAATCTCGTGGATTGGTCCTCCAACAATGTCTTGGCTGTGGCTCTGGAGACCTCTGTTTATTTGTGGAATGCTTCTAGCAGCAAG GTAACTAAATTATGTGATTTGGGGATTGACAACTCAGTTTGTTCGGTTGGCTGGGCTCCACTTGGTACCTACCTGGCTGTTGGATCAAACAGTGGTAAAGTCCAG ATTTGGGATGTATCTCAAGGCAAGTCAATAAGAACTATGGAGGGTCATCGTTTACGTGTTGGAGCTTTGGCCTGGAGTTCTTCTCTTTTGTCTTCTGGTGGCCGGGATAAAAGTATTTATCAACGAGATATTCGTGCACAGGAGGATTTCATCAGTAAACTGTCTGGACACAAGTCAGag GTCTGTGGACTGAAGTGGTCTTGTGATAACCGTGAGCTAGCATCCGGAGGAAATGACAACAGG TTGCTTGTTTGGAATCAAAAGTCAACCCAGCCCGTCCTGAAGTTCTGTGAGCATACAGCAGCTGTTAAAGCTATTGCGTGGTCTCCTCATGTAAGTGGACTTCTTGCATCTGGAGGAGGAACTGCGGACCGAAACATTCGATTTTGGAATACAACCACAAACACACAGTTAAACTGTATCGACACTGGTAGTCAG GTTTGTAACCTTGTTTGGTCTAAAAATGTGAATGAACTTGTAAGCACACATGGTTACTCCCAGAACCAGATAATAGTTTGGAAATACCCCACCATGTCAAAG CTAGCAACTCTTACAGGCCATACTTACAGAGTTCTTTATCTTGCCATATCTCCTGATGGACAG ACTATCGTCAGTGGGGCTGGAGACGAAACTCTTAGGTTTTGGGATGTATTCCCTTTGCAGAAATCACGG AATACCGAGAGTGAAATTGGTGCATCTTTTGGGAGAACTATCATTAGATGA